One part of the Elusimicrobiota bacterium genome encodes these proteins:
- a CDS encoding transglycosylase SLT domain-containing protein produces the protein MKRFIILLFINIFFAGTLFCVKIPDGNITVAISTEAATQPLTKEEQEEEQITTDTEGENAAVEFGEKKPEVPWPSEKMLINAEKLFRKAVMAYSDGNKQKAGKLFTESLSQIQSAVMPAEAHYYLKDQYENLFLKIHDLTYQDESTLTAKAYKIPMDAENPVVKKYLDQYKQGTSKERIKRALERSGKYQDMIFPSLRKYNLPKELIYLPVVESLYDVNDLSRAGALGIWQFMPQTARGFGLKVNYWIDERKDTEKSTIAAARYLRDLYILFDDWHLALAAYNRGEFGLGRDMHFSQAVNIEQFKDRKAVPKETENYVPQFIAVTLIGDNPKQYGYNLKFDKPIEYDETIINNVIDLKIVAECAKTTVEEIRELNPSIMAWCTPPNYPEFKLKLPKGSKETFLASIATVKDLNPTRGFLKYKVKKGDWIEKIAKKFNTTVKAIKEDNKQLRGKKYLRIGQSLIIRPGKKYFN, from the coding sequence ATGAAAAGATTTATAATTTTATTATTTATAAATATTTTTTTTGCCGGCACATTATTTTGCGTTAAAATACCTGACGGAAATATAACGGTTGCCATATCTACCGAAGCGGCAACCCAGCCGCTTACAAAGGAAGAACAGGAAGAAGAACAAATAACCACGGACACCGAAGGGGAAAACGCTGCAGTTGAGTTTGGCGAGAAAAAACCCGAAGTCCCGTGGCCTTCCGAAAAAATGCTGATAAATGCCGAGAAACTTTTCAGGAAGGCTGTTATGGCCTATTCTGACGGCAATAAACAAAAGGCCGGCAAGCTTTTTACTGAAAGCTTGTCTCAAATTCAGTCCGCTGTTATGCCCGCCGAAGCGCATTATTATCTAAAAGACCAGTATGAAAACTTGTTTCTTAAAATACATGATCTTACATATCAGGACGAGTCCACATTAACGGCAAAAGCCTATAAAATACCGATGGATGCGGAAAATCCTGTTGTAAAAAAATATCTTGATCAGTACAAGCAGGGAACGTCCAAAGAAAGGATAAAAAGGGCATTAGAAAGATCAGGAAAATATCAAGATATGATTTTCCCTTCGTTAAGAAAATACAATTTGCCGAAAGAATTAATTTATCTTCCCGTGGTTGAAAGTTTATACGACGTGAACGACCTTTCACGCGCCGGCGCGCTCGGAATATGGCAGTTTATGCCTCAAACTGCGCGCGGTTTCGGCCTGAAAGTTAACTATTGGATTGACGAAAGAAAAGATACTGAAAAATCAACAATTGCGGCGGCGAGGTATTTGCGCGATTTATATATTCTTTTTGACGACTGGCACCTGGCTTTAGCGGCGTATAACAGGGGAGAATTCGGCCTTGGGCGGGATATGCATTTTTCCCAGGCAGTTAATATTGAACAGTTCAAGGATAGAAAGGCGGTTCCTAAAGAAACCGAAAATTATGTTCCTCAGTTTATAGCGGTGACTCTGATCGGGGATAATCCAAAGCAGTACGGGTATAATCTTAAATTTGACAAACCTATTGAGTATGATGAAACCATAATAAACAATGTGATTGATTTAAAAATTGTAGCTGAATGCGCGAAAACGACAGTGGAAGAGATTCGTGAGCTTAACCCTTCCATAATGGCATGGTGCACCCCGCCGAACTATCCTGAGTTTAAACTGAAACTGCCGAAAGGTTCTAAAGAAACATTTCTTGCCAGTATTGCTACGGTAAAAGACTTAAATCCAACGCGCGGATTTTTGAAATACAAAGTTAAAAAAGGCGACTGGATAGAAAAAATAGCAAAAAAATTCAACACTACAGTCAAGGCAATTAAAGAAGACAACAAGCAGCTCCGCGGTAAAAAATACCTCAGAATAGGGCAGTCCTTAATAATCCGCCCCGGTAAGAAATACTTCAATTAA